The sequence GAGGGCGATCGCCTCGACATGCCCGAGCACCTGGCGGTCGAAGACTTCAACCTGCCCGAGTCCAAGCTCCTGGGCTTCATCTATGACCGCGATGGCACGCTGGTCTGGCGTTCGAGTTCCGCCCAGGACGAAAGCGTCAGCTACCGCCCGCATTACACCGGCAAGCTCGACGTCTTTACCCGCACCCGCGACGAAAAAGGCAGCGAGTTCTTTGTCTACGACGTGGAGATCGACCTGCTGGGCGGCCAGAAGGCGGCCTACAGCATCGTCACCATGCAGCCGGTGAGCGCCTTCCGCGAGCTGGTGCACGGCTTCCGCGAGCAGCTCTACCTGTGGCTGGGCGGTGCCCTGCTGATACTGCTGGGCATGCTCTGGCTGGGGCTGGGTTGGGGTTTTCGCTCGATGCGCGGGCTGCGCGACGAGCTGGACCAGATCGAGTCCGGCGAGCGCGAGCGGCTGAGCGACGACCATCCCCGGGAAATGCTGCGACTGACCGATTCGCTGAACCGCCTGCTGGACAGCGAACGCACCCAGCGCGAGCGCTACCGCAACTCCCTGGCCGACCTCGCGCACAGCCTGAAGACGCCGCTGGCGGTGCTGCAGGGCGTGAGCGAGAACCTCGCCGGCCACGCGCAGAACCGCGAGCAGGTGCAGGTGCTGCAGAGCCAGATCGAGCGCATGAGCCAGCAGATCGGCTACCAGCTGCAACGCGCCAGCCTGCGCAAGAGCGGCCTGGTGCGCCACCGCGTGCAACTGGGGCCGCTGCTCGACACCCTGAGCGGTGCGCTGGACAAGGTCTACCGCGACAAGCAGGTGATCCTCGAGCGCGACTTTCCGGAAAGTCTCAGCCTGCCGTTGGAGCGCGGCGCGCTGCTGGAGCTGCTCGGCAATCTGCTGGAGAACGCCTACCGCCTGAGCCTGGGCCGTGTGCGCGTCGGTGCCAGCAAGCGCAACGGCAATTTCGAGCTGGTGGTGGAGGACGATGGTCCGGGCATCCCACCCGACCAGCGCCAGCGCATCCTGCGCCGCGGCGAGCGCCTGGACACCCAGCACCCGGGGCAGGGCATAGGCACGGCGGTGGTGATGGACATCCTCGACAGCTACGGCGGCAGCCTGGAGCTGGACGACTCCGACCTGGGCGGCGCTTGCTTCCGCATGCAGCTGCCGGGGTAGCGTGTACAACCGTTCGCGGTTGTGCGCCGCTGCGCCTCTCCCTGTAGGAGCGCGCCATGCGCGCGATTTCGCGGCCATGGGCCGCTCCTACAGGTGATCCCCGACGCCTCACTCCCCCTGTTGCGTCCGGTAGGCGCCGGGGGTCAGCCCGGTCCACTTCTTGAACGCCCGGTGGAAGGCCGAGGGCTCGGAGAAGCCGAGCTGTTCGGCGATGTCCTGGATCGACAGCTCGTCGCGGCCCAGGTGATAGATCGCCAGGTCGCGGCGCAGCTGGTCCTTCAATTCCTGGAAGTTCGGCCCTTCCTCGCGCAGGTGGCGGCGCAGGGTCTGCGGGCTCATGTGCAACTGCTGCGCCACGCTTTCCAGGTCCGGCCAGTTGCGGCAGTCGCGGCCGAGCAGGCGGCGGATCTGGCTGGTCAGGCTGTCGCCGCCGTCCGGGCGGGCCAGCAGGTCGGCCGGGGAATCCTTGAGGAAGTGCTTGAGGCTGCGTTCATCCTGCAGCAGCGGCATGTCCAGGTAACGCGCCTGGAAGCTCAGCCCGGTGCTCTCCGCGCCGAAGCGTCGCGGGCAGGGGAAGAGCAGGTCGTACTCGCTCGCGTGGGCTGGCTCGGGGTAGGTGAAGCGAGCCTCCTCCAGGCGGATGCGCTGGCCGATCAGCCAGCTGCCCAGGCGATGCCAGATCACCAGCAGGCTTTCGGTCAGGAAGTGCTCCGGGTCGTGCAGCCGGCTGTGGTCGAGGACCAGCTCGGCGCGCTCGCCAACGCGGCGCAGCTCGATGTGCGGCGCTTCGGGGAACAGGTCGTAGAACAGCGAGCCGCGGGTAAGCGCCTTGTCCAGGGTGCGGCACTGGATGATGGCGTGGCACATCATGGCGAAGGTGCCGCGCTTGCTGCGTAGCTCGCCAAAGCCCATGTATTCGTCGTCGAGGCTTTCCCAGATCACCTGGATCAGCCGGCCGAACTGCTCCGGCGACACCCGCGCGCGCGCTTCCTCGAGCAGCGCCGGCTGGATACCGGCTGCGCGCAGCAGGGGCTGGATGTCCTGGTCGCGCCGCTGCGCACCGCGCAAGGCGGCGCGAACGAAATGGCTGGCGATGGTGCGTTCACGCATGGGGTGTCCTTGTTGTTGTTCGGTGGCCGGCGCGGCGAACAATCTACGGCAGCCATGGCCCTGGCGGATACCCGCCAAGTGGCGGGAAATCCGCCGCGGCTATGGCGGGTTTCCGCCAAACCAAAGGTCTTTCTGAAACTGGATGTATTTATAAGTTATTGAATTGTAAGAAATAAATAGGATTTGCTCAGGTTGGCGCAGGCATTGCTATACCTCATGTAAGACCTGCCGACGGGCAGGGCGAAAAACAAATTCTCCCATTGAAGGGAGATAACGCTTCGGCGCCCGCGCCGGCATCAGGACGATGCCCCGCCGCCCGAGAGGACCCTGCCGCCATGACCAAGCAACCCTTCTACAAGAGCCTGTACGTGCAGGTGCTGATCGCCATCGCCATCGGCATCGCCCTGGGCCATTTCTACCCGCACACCGCCGTGCTGATGAAGCCCCTGGGCGACGGCTTCGTCAAACTGATCAAGATGGCCATCGCGCCCATCATCTTCTGCACCGTGGTCACCGGCATCGCCGGCATGCAGAGCATGAAGGCGGTCGGCAAGACCGGCGGCATGGCGCTGCTGTACTTCGAGGTGGTCTCCACCATCGCCCTGATCATCGGCCTGGTGGTGGTCAACGTCGTGCAGCCCGGCGCCGGCATGCACGTCGATCCGGCCAGCCTGGATACCAGCAAGATCGCTGCCTACGCCGCCGCCGGCGAGAAGCAGAGCACCATCGACTTCCTGATGAACATCATCCCAAGCACCATCGTCGGCGCCTTCGCCAACGGTGACATCCTGCAGGTGCTGTTCTTCTCCGTACTGTTCGGCTACGCCCTGCACCGCATGGGCAGTTACGGCCAGCCGATCTTCCAGTTCATCGAGCGCTTCACCCAGGTGATGTTCAACATCATCAACGTGATCATGAAGGTTGCCCCGATCGGTGCCTTCGGCGCCATGGCCTTCACCATCGGCGCCTACGGCGTGGGCTCGCTGGTGCAGCTCGGCCAGCTGATGCTGTGCTTCTACATCACCTGCCTGCTCTTCGTGCTGCTGGTCCTGGGCAGCATCGCCCGCGCCCACGGCTTCAGCATCGTGAAGTTCATCAAGTACATCCGCGAAGAGCTGCTGATCGTGCTCGGCACCTCGTCCTCGGAGTCGGCGCTGCCGCGCATGATCGCCAAGTTGGAGAAGCTCGGCTGCGACAAGAGCGTGGTCGGCCTGGTGATCCCCACCGGTTACTCCTTCAACCTCGACGGCACCTCGATCTACCTGACCATGGCCGCGGTGTTCATCGCCCAGGCCACCGACACGCCGATGGACATCACCCACCAGCTGACCCTGCTGGCGGTGCTGCTGATCGCCTCCAAGGGCGCCGCGGGCGTCACCGGTTCGGGCTTCATCGTGCTGGCCGCCACCCTGTCCGCCGTCGGCCACCTGCCGGTCGCGGGCCTGGCGCTGATCCTCGGCATCGACCGCTTCATGTCCGAAGCCCGCGCCCTGACCAACCTGGTCGGCAACGGTGTGGCCACCGTGGTGGTCGCCAAGTGGTGCAAGCAGCTCGACGCCAGCAAGCTGCACAAGGAACTGGCCAGCGGCCCGTCCGCCGTCGAGGCCCAGGAAGCCCGCGCCGCCTGATGACGATTCTCCGGTTAGGCGTGGCGACGTGAAGCGCCGCGCCGCCTTCAAGCCCGCTCTCGTAGCGGGCTTTTTTATTTCCGAGCCATGCCCG is a genomic window of Pseudomonas knackmussii B13 containing:
- a CDS encoding ATP-binding protein, with the translated sequence MMRSLRVRLMIGAATLAILFMLALLPALQRAFSIALEDAIQQRLAADVATLVSSARIEGDRLDMPEHLAVEDFNLPESKLLGFIYDRDGTLVWRSSSAQDESVSYRPHYTGKLDVFTRTRDEKGSEFFVYDVEIDLLGGQKAAYSIVTMQPVSAFRELVHGFREQLYLWLGGALLILLGMLWLGLGWGFRSMRGLRDELDQIESGERERLSDDHPREMLRLTDSLNRLLDSERTQRERYRNSLADLAHSLKTPLAVLQGVSENLAGHAQNREQVQVLQSQIERMSQQIGYQLQRASLRKSGLVRHRVQLGPLLDTLSGALDKVYRDKQVILERDFPESLSLPLERGALLELLGNLLENAYRLSLGRVRVGASKRNGNFELVVEDDGPGIPPDQRQRILRRGERLDTQHPGQGIGTAVVMDILDSYGGSLELDDSDLGGACFRMQLPG
- a CDS encoding dicarboxylate/amino acid:cation symporter — protein: MTKQPFYKSLYVQVLIAIAIGIALGHFYPHTAVLMKPLGDGFVKLIKMAIAPIIFCTVVTGIAGMQSMKAVGKTGGMALLYFEVVSTIALIIGLVVVNVVQPGAGMHVDPASLDTSKIAAYAAAGEKQSTIDFLMNIIPSTIVGAFANGDILQVLFFSVLFGYALHRMGSYGQPIFQFIERFTQVMFNIINVIMKVAPIGAFGAMAFTIGAYGVGSLVQLGQLMLCFYITCLLFVLLVLGSIARAHGFSIVKFIKYIREELLIVLGTSSSESALPRMIAKLEKLGCDKSVVGLVIPTGYSFNLDGTSIYLTMAAVFIAQATDTPMDITHQLTLLAVLLIASKGAAGVTGSGFIVLAATLSAVGHLPVAGLALILGIDRFMSEARALTNLVGNGVATVVVAKWCKQLDASKLHKELASGPSAVEAQEARAA
- a CDS encoding AraC family transcriptional regulator yields the protein MRERTIASHFVRAALRGAQRRDQDIQPLLRAAGIQPALLEEARARVSPEQFGRLIQVIWESLDDEYMGFGELRSKRGTFAMMCHAIIQCRTLDKALTRGSLFYDLFPEAPHIELRRVGERAELVLDHSRLHDPEHFLTESLLVIWHRLGSWLIGQRIRLEEARFTYPEPAHASEYDLLFPCPRRFGAESTGLSFQARYLDMPLLQDERSLKHFLKDSPADLLARPDGGDSLTSQIRRLLGRDCRNWPDLESVAQQLHMSPQTLRRHLREEGPNFQELKDQLRRDLAIYHLGRDELSIQDIAEQLGFSEPSAFHRAFKKWTGLTPGAYRTQQGE